The Bradyrhizobium betae genomic interval GGTCAGGAATCGCATCATCCCGGTGGTGGTGCATCTCCTGCTGCTGGTGCTGGCCTTCGTGACGCTGCCGCTCGGCATCGCCTCCGCTTATGGCGAGCCGCCGGCGTCGGGTTATGCGTTCTGGCTGCTCGGACTGTTCGTGGTCTCGATCGGACTGCCGTTCTTCGCGCTCGCCGCCAACAATCCGCTGCTGCAGGCCTGGTTCGTCCGCACCGGCCATCCCGCCGGGCACGATCCCTATTTCCTTTATGCCTCCTCCAATATCGGCAGCTTCCTCGCGCTGCTGTCCTATCCGTTCCTGCTGGAGCCGATCTTCACGCTGCACGCGCAGAACCGGCTCTGGACCGGCGGCTATGGACTGCTGATCCTCCTGATCGCCGCCTGCGGCGCGCTGCTGCTGCGCTCGCCGAAGCTCGCGCTCGTCGATGCGCAGACCGAGGACGTCAATGCTCCGGCGCCAAGCATGGTGACGCGGCTGCGCTGGATTTTCCTGGCCGCGGTGCCGTCCGGCCTGCTCATCGCCGTGACCGCGCACATCTCGACCGACGTCGCGGCCGCGCCGCTGCTGTGGGTGCTGCCGCTGTCGCTGTATCTGTTGACATGGGTGGTGGTGTTCCAGTCGCGGCCGCTGTTGCCGCACAAATGGATGCTGATGCTGCAGCCGGTCGCGATCGCGGGCGTCGTTGTCCTGTTGGCGTTCGGCGGCGAGCAGAACCTCCTGCTGACGCTCGGCGGTCATCAGCTCTGCTTCTTCGTCATCGCCATGGCCTGCCATGGCGAATTGGCACGGACCCGGCCGGCCGCCAGATATCTCACCGGCTTCTACGTCGCGCTGTCGTTCGGCGGCATGGTCGGCGGGCTGTTCGCGGGGCTCGTTGCACCTTTCACGTTCTCATGGATCGCCGAATATCCGATCCTGGTCGCGTCCGCCGCGCTGTGTCGGCCGCCCGCGAGCGAGCGGCTGGCGGGCATCGTCAAATGGTACTGGCTGGCGCTCGTCGCGCTCGCGGTGGTGCTCGTCGTGCCGTCCACCATGACGGGCGGCCTCTCGACCTGGTTCGAGGATCACCGCGTCTGGGTGGCCGGTGCCGTCGGTGTGCTCGCTGCGCTGCTCGCTCTCGGGCTCAATGCCGGTCGCTGGAAGATATTCGCCACCGTGGCGCTCGCGCTGGCGTTGATCCGGATTTATCCCGCGGACGAAGGCCGCGTCACGACGGTGCGCAGCTTCTTCGGCGTGCACAAGATCGTGGTCACGCCCGGCGGCTATTTCCACGTGCTGATGCACGGCACCACCATTCACGGCGCCGAGCGCTTCCGCAACAATGACGGCACGCCTGTGACCGGCCGGCCCGAGCCGATCACCTACTATCACAAGGACGGCGGCATCGGGCAGGCCATCACGGCCATCCGCGAGCGCAAGGGCGCACCGCTGAAGGTGGCCGCGATCGGCGTCGGCTCCGGCACGCTCGCGTGCGCGGCCGAGCCCGGTGAGGACTGGAAATTCTTCGAGATCGACCAGTCCATGGTCGACGCGGCGAGTGACCCGAAGAACTTCCGCTACATCTCGAGTTGCATGCCGGGCCTGAAGCCGGTGATTGGCGATGCCCGTCTCACCTTCGCGAAGGAGCCCGACGGTGTCTATGACCTGATCATCGTCGATGCCTATTCGTCGGATGCGATCCCGATTCATCTCGCCACCGAAGAGGCTATGAAGATCTACAAGGACAAGCTCGCCCCGCACGGCGCCGTGGTGATGCACGTCTCCAACCGGCACCTCGATCTCGAGACCGTCGTGGTCGGCATCGCCGACGCCAACGATCTGAAGAGCTGGGTCTTCAACGAGGATTCCGGGCGCGATTCCGATTACATCTTCTCGACCGACGTCGTCATCTCGGCGCGCGAAGAGGAAGATGTCGGCAAGCTCGTTTCATCCAAATCATGGGAGCTGACCGAAGCCGACGACAGGGTGCGAGTCTGGACCGACGATTATTCCAACATTCTTGGCGCGCTTTACCGGCGCCTGCGGGACGGGGAGTAGGGTCTCGTGCCCCGGACGCAGCGCAGCGCTTCTTCAGCGGTGCGCTGCAGAGCCGGGGCCCATGTCGCGGCTTTTTGGGTCCCGGCTCTGCGGAGCAGCGTTGCACGCTGCACCGCGTCCGGGACACGAGACCGAGGCTTACGGCTCCACCGGCGTCCCCGCCGGCAATGCAATGCCCTTCTCGCCCGCAACCTCTCGCAACAGATCCGGCCGGTCCGAGATGATGCCGTCGACGCCGAGGTCGATCATGCGCGCCATGTCGTCGCGCTTGTTCACGGTCCACACCACGACGCGCAGTCCGAGCCCGTGGGCCTCGGTGATCAGCGCCTCCGTGACGTCGCCGAAA includes:
- a CDS encoding spermidine synthase, which translates into the protein MDSIVQPAATEQPSSSRNRLLLTVYTAAIFVSALLLFSVQPLFTKMVLPRLGGSPAVWSVAMVFFQSLLLAGYAYAHLLMQVRNRIIPVVVHLLLLVLAFVTLPLGIASAYGEPPASGYAFWLLGLFVVSIGLPFFALAANNPLLQAWFVRTGHPAGHDPYFLYASSNIGSFLALLSYPFLLEPIFTLHAQNRLWTGGYGLLILLIAACGALLLRSPKLALVDAQTEDVNAPAPSMVTRLRWIFLAAVPSGLLIAVTAHISTDVAAAPLLWVLPLSLYLLTWVVVFQSRPLLPHKWMLMLQPVAIAGVVVLLAFGGEQNLLLTLGGHQLCFFVIAMACHGELARTRPAARYLTGFYVALSFGGMVGGLFAGLVAPFTFSWIAEYPILVASAALCRPPASERLAGIVKWYWLALVALAVVLVVPSTMTGGLSTWFEDHRVWVAGAVGVLAALLALGLNAGRWKIFATVALALALIRIYPADEGRVTTVRSFFGVHKIVVTPGGYFHVLMHGTTIHGAERFRNNDGTPVTGRPEPITYYHKDGGIGQAITAIRERKGAPLKVAAIGVGSGTLACAAEPGEDWKFFEIDQSMVDAASDPKNFRYISSCMPGLKPVIGDARLTFAKEPDGVYDLIIVDAYSSDAIPIHLATEEAMKIYKDKLAPHGAVVMHVSNRHLDLETVVVGIADANDLKSWVFNEDSGRDSDYIFSTDVVISAREEEDVGKLVSSKSWELTEADDRVRVWTDDYSNILGALYRRLRDGE